From Synchiropus splendidus isolate RoL2022-P1 chromosome 10, RoL_Sspl_1.0, whole genome shotgun sequence, the proteins below share one genomic window:
- the slain1a gene encoding SLAIN motif-containing protein 1a isoform X4 codes for MAKRWRSVSSVRPYSCIEGLSTISCPVLPYSKSAALTESPASPSGLSVLQPPPSVRPSCGLSDRTPTFLSNSNMGRRHAAVSPQSSVDSEAGVSELEEDSISMSYKLQDMTDVEVMARLQEESLRQDCASTSASASRRSSSFSLNSLRRSEMDLEEEDEDDEGYDQLPPPQPRLFRTGSMQHGSLRHSHTFSSIRDCRRSSASSQFSLSGLSGYSSGSSFGLNAETPASYRSSADKLRRSMPNLIRAPSMPTVPAVECPTSPVNPPSHGPSSLPMMSSLRTSQSFDSSNGLIRLQSSIPSPGQLTQRVQSVGNFPSTPRPQLKATAYVSPTVLQGPTTLSTSTSLNSIPSSSVPPQPLKPSVSLAPQPVKGSSSQSSIPRSSLPRPASFVGISGVLRPSKLAQPRSLLTPPKSLTALSALRDASWKDGCY; via the exons ATGG CGAAGCGTTGGCGGAGCGTCTCCTCGGTCCGTCCGTACAGCTGCATAGAGGGACTGTCCACCATCAGCTGCCCTGTCCTGCCTTACTCTAAATCTGCTGCACTAACCGAATCCCCAG CTTCCCCGTCGGGTCTGTCCGTCCTGCAGCCGCCTCCCTCCGTCAGGCCGAGTTGCGGCCTCAGTGACAGGACGCCGACGTTCCTCTCCAACTCCA ACATGGGCCGCCGTCACGCAGCCGTCAGCCCTCAGTCATCAGTGGACAGTGAGGCTGGCGTCTCAGAACTGGAAGAGGACTCCATCAGCATGAGCTACAAGTTGCAGGACATGACCGACGTGGAGGTGATGGCACGACTTCAGGAGGAGA GTCTCAGGCAAGACTGCGCCTCTACCTCGGCCTCGGCCAGTCGTCGCAGTTCCAGCTTCTCCCTCAACTCGCTGAGACGCAGTGAGATGGATTtagaggaagaggacgaggatgaTGAAGGCTACGACCAGCTGCCTCCTCCTCAACCTCGACTCTTCCGCACGGGCTCTATGCAGCACGGGAGCTTGCGGCACTCCCACACCTTCTCCAGCATCAGAGACTGCAGACGAAGCTCCGCCTCCTCGCAGTTCTCCCTCAGCGGGCTCTCTGGCTACTCCAGCGGCAGCAGCTTCGGCTTGAATGCGGAAACGCCGGCATCATACAGGAGCAGTGCTG ACAAGTTGCGCAGAAGCATGCCCAACCTGATCCGAGCCCCCAGCATGCCAACCGTTCCTGCCGTAGAATGCCCGACCTCCCCCGTCAACCCACCCTCCCATGGCCCCTCCTCCCTGCCAATGATGTCCTCCCTGCGGACCAGCCAAAGCTTTGACTCGTCCAACGGGCTCATCCGACTCCAGTCCTCCA TTCCGTCCCCTGGTCAGCTCACCCAGCGAGTCCAGAGCGTGGGGAACTTCCCCTCCACACCGCGGCCCCAACTCAAAGCAACAGCCTACGTCAGCCCCACGGTTCTGCAGGGTCCCACCACTCTGTCCACGTCCACGAGTCTCAACTCCATCCCCAGCAGCTCAGTCCCACCTCAGCCCCTCAAACCAAGCGTCAGCTTGGCTCCGCAGCCTGTGAAAGGTAGCAGCAGCCAGTCTTCGATCCCACGTAGCTCTCTCCCTCGACCTGCTTCCTTTGTGGGAATCAGTGGAGTCCTACGCCCCAGCAAACTGGCTCAACCGCGCAG TTTGTTGACGCCTCCGAAGAGCCTCACCGCCCTGAGTGCCCTGAGAGATGCGAGCTGGAAAGATGGCTGCTACTGA
- the slain1a gene encoding SLAIN motif-containing protein 1a isoform X2, with protein sequence MDAEVLSPPTMADINGNSKLSTAELEVLKLQELVRKLERQNEQLRTRANAVNNCSVTPLLQTSLLSLGSPGETFASKYPICSPTQTHPGSRGARSPAEEPIAYFQPSSASPEAAAEEEIDAPDAATVLDELEDLDLDAVLPVGEADCWLYESSKAKLQGERGLSPLQWCRQVLDRPGPEVELARMTLCHRLDQASPSGLSVLQPPPSVRPSCGLSDRTPTFLSNSNMGRRHAAVSPQSSVDSEAGVSELEEDSISMSYKLQDMTDVEVMARLQEESLRQDCASTSASASRRSSSFSLNSLRRSEMDLEEEDEDDEGYDQLPPPQPRLFRTGSMQHGSLRHSHTFSSIRDCRRSSASSQFSLSGLSGYSSGSSFGLNAETPASYRSSADKLRRSMPNLIRAPSMPTVPAVECPTSPVNPPSHGPSSLPMMSSLRTSQSFDSSNGLIRLQSSIPSPGQLTQRVQSVGNFPSTPRPQLKATAYVSPTVLQGPTTLSTSTSLNSIPSSSVPPQPLKPSVSLAPQPVKGSSSQSSIPRSSLPRPASFVGISGVLRPSKLAQPRSLLTPPKSLTALSALRDASWKDGCY encoded by the exons ATGGACGCGGAGGTGCTGAGCCCCCCGACCATGGCGGACATTAACGGCAACAGCAAGCTGAGCACCGCGGAGCTGGAGGTTCTCAAGCTGCAGGAGCTGGTGCGAAAACTGGAGAGACAGAACGAACAATTGCGGACTCGGGCGAACGCCGTCAACAATTGCTCGGTCACCCCGCTTCTCCAGACCTCCTTGTTGTCTCTCGGCAGTCCGGGGGAGACGTTCGCCTCCAAATACCCCATTTGCAGCCCGACACAGACACATCCCGGTTCCCGAGGAGCCCGATCTCCGGCCGAGGAGCCCATCGCCTATTTCCAGCCGAGCTCCGCGTCTCCCGAAGCCGCTGCCGAGGAGGAGATAGACGCCCCCGACGCTGCTACTGTTCTGGACGAGTTGGAGGATCTGGACTTGGACGCGGTGCTCCCTGTCGGAGAGGCCGATTGCTG GCTTTATGAGAGTTCCAAAGCTAAGCTGCAGGGCGAGCGGGGCCTCAGTCCGCTGCAGTGGTGCCGGCAGGTTCTGGACCGCCCGGGACCAGAGGTGGAGCTAGCCCGGATGACGCTGTGTCACCGACTCGACCAAG CTTCCCCGTCGGGTCTGTCCGTCCTGCAGCCGCCTCCCTCCGTCAGGCCGAGTTGCGGCCTCAGTGACAGGACGCCGACGTTCCTCTCCAACTCCA ACATGGGCCGCCGTCACGCAGCCGTCAGCCCTCAGTCATCAGTGGACAGTGAGGCTGGCGTCTCAGAACTGGAAGAGGACTCCATCAGCATGAGCTACAAGTTGCAGGACATGACCGACGTGGAGGTGATGGCACGACTTCAGGAGGAGA GTCTCAGGCAAGACTGCGCCTCTACCTCGGCCTCGGCCAGTCGTCGCAGTTCCAGCTTCTCCCTCAACTCGCTGAGACGCAGTGAGATGGATTtagaggaagaggacgaggatgaTGAAGGCTACGACCAGCTGCCTCCTCCTCAACCTCGACTCTTCCGCACGGGCTCTATGCAGCACGGGAGCTTGCGGCACTCCCACACCTTCTCCAGCATCAGAGACTGCAGACGAAGCTCCGCCTCCTCGCAGTTCTCCCTCAGCGGGCTCTCTGGCTACTCCAGCGGCAGCAGCTTCGGCTTGAATGCGGAAACGCCGGCATCATACAGGAGCAGTGCTG ACAAGTTGCGCAGAAGCATGCCCAACCTGATCCGAGCCCCCAGCATGCCAACCGTTCCTGCCGTAGAATGCCCGACCTCCCCCGTCAACCCACCCTCCCATGGCCCCTCCTCCCTGCCAATGATGTCCTCCCTGCGGACCAGCCAAAGCTTTGACTCGTCCAACGGGCTCATCCGACTCCAGTCCTCCA TTCCGTCCCCTGGTCAGCTCACCCAGCGAGTCCAGAGCGTGGGGAACTTCCCCTCCACACCGCGGCCCCAACTCAAAGCAACAGCCTACGTCAGCCCCACGGTTCTGCAGGGTCCCACCACTCTGTCCACGTCCACGAGTCTCAACTCCATCCCCAGCAGCTCAGTCCCACCTCAGCCCCTCAAACCAAGCGTCAGCTTGGCTCCGCAGCCTGTGAAAGGTAGCAGCAGCCAGTCTTCGATCCCACGTAGCTCTCTCCCTCGACCTGCTTCCTTTGTGGGAATCAGTGGAGTCCTACGCCCCAGCAAACTGGCTCAACCGCGCAG TTTGTTGACGCCTCCGAAGAGCCTCACCGCCCTGAGTGCCCTGAGAGATGCGAGCTGGAAAGATGGCTGCTACTGA
- the slain1a gene encoding SLAIN motif-containing protein 1a isoform X3, with amino-acid sequence MDAEVLSPPTMADINGNSKLSTAELEVLKLQELVRKLERQNEQLRTRANAVNNCSVTPLLQTSLLSLGSPGETFASKYPICSPTQTHPGSRGARSPAEEPIAYFQPSSASPEAAAEEEIDAPDAATVLDELEDLDLDAVLPVGEADCWLYESSKAKLQGERGLSPLQWCRQVLDRPGPEVELARMTLCHRLDQAKRWRSVSSVRPYSCIEGLSTISCPVLPYSKSAALTESPASPSGLSVLQPPPSVRPSCGLSDRTPTFLSNSNMGRRHAAVSPQSSVDSEAGVSELEEDSISMSYKLQDMTDVEVMARLQEESLRQDCASTSASASRRSSSFSLNSLRRSEMDLEEEDEDDEGYDQLPPPQPRLFRTGSMQHGSLRHSHTFSSIRDCRRSSASSQFSLSGLSGYSSGSSFGLNAETPASYRSSAVPSPGQLTQRVQSVGNFPSTPRPQLKATAYVSPTVLQGPTTLSTSTSLNSIPSSSVPPQPLKPSVSLAPQPVKGSSSQSSIPRSSLPRPASFVGISGVLRPSKLAQPRSLLTPPKSLTALSALRDASWKDGCY; translated from the exons ATGGACGCGGAGGTGCTGAGCCCCCCGACCATGGCGGACATTAACGGCAACAGCAAGCTGAGCACCGCGGAGCTGGAGGTTCTCAAGCTGCAGGAGCTGGTGCGAAAACTGGAGAGACAGAACGAACAATTGCGGACTCGGGCGAACGCCGTCAACAATTGCTCGGTCACCCCGCTTCTCCAGACCTCCTTGTTGTCTCTCGGCAGTCCGGGGGAGACGTTCGCCTCCAAATACCCCATTTGCAGCCCGACACAGACACATCCCGGTTCCCGAGGAGCCCGATCTCCGGCCGAGGAGCCCATCGCCTATTTCCAGCCGAGCTCCGCGTCTCCCGAAGCCGCTGCCGAGGAGGAGATAGACGCCCCCGACGCTGCTACTGTTCTGGACGAGTTGGAGGATCTGGACTTGGACGCGGTGCTCCCTGTCGGAGAGGCCGATTGCTG GCTTTATGAGAGTTCCAAAGCTAAGCTGCAGGGCGAGCGGGGCCTCAGTCCGCTGCAGTGGTGCCGGCAGGTTCTGGACCGCCCGGGACCAGAGGTGGAGCTAGCCCGGATGACGCTGTGTCACCGACTCGACCAAG CGAAGCGTTGGCGGAGCGTCTCCTCGGTCCGTCCGTACAGCTGCATAGAGGGACTGTCCACCATCAGCTGCCCTGTCCTGCCTTACTCTAAATCTGCTGCACTAACCGAATCCCCAG CTTCCCCGTCGGGTCTGTCCGTCCTGCAGCCGCCTCCCTCCGTCAGGCCGAGTTGCGGCCTCAGTGACAGGACGCCGACGTTCCTCTCCAACTCCA ACATGGGCCGCCGTCACGCAGCCGTCAGCCCTCAGTCATCAGTGGACAGTGAGGCTGGCGTCTCAGAACTGGAAGAGGACTCCATCAGCATGAGCTACAAGTTGCAGGACATGACCGACGTGGAGGTGATGGCACGACTTCAGGAGGAGA GTCTCAGGCAAGACTGCGCCTCTACCTCGGCCTCGGCCAGTCGTCGCAGTTCCAGCTTCTCCCTCAACTCGCTGAGACGCAGTGAGATGGATTtagaggaagaggacgaggatgaTGAAGGCTACGACCAGCTGCCTCCTCCTCAACCTCGACTCTTCCGCACGGGCTCTATGCAGCACGGGAGCTTGCGGCACTCCCACACCTTCTCCAGCATCAGAGACTGCAGACGAAGCTCCGCCTCCTCGCAGTTCTCCCTCAGCGGGCTCTCTGGCTACTCCAGCGGCAGCAGCTTCGGCTTGAATGCGGAAACGCCGGCATCATACAGGAGCAGTGCTG TTCCGTCCCCTGGTCAGCTCACCCAGCGAGTCCAGAGCGTGGGGAACTTCCCCTCCACACCGCGGCCCCAACTCAAAGCAACAGCCTACGTCAGCCCCACGGTTCTGCAGGGTCCCACCACTCTGTCCACGTCCACGAGTCTCAACTCCATCCCCAGCAGCTCAGTCCCACCTCAGCCCCTCAAACCAAGCGTCAGCTTGGCTCCGCAGCCTGTGAAAGGTAGCAGCAGCCAGTCTTCGATCCCACGTAGCTCTCTCCCTCGACCTGCTTCCTTTGTGGGAATCAGTGGAGTCCTACGCCCCAGCAAACTGGCTCAACCGCGCAG TTTGTTGACGCCTCCGAAGAGCCTCACCGCCCTGAGTGCCCTGAGAGATGCGAGCTGGAAAGATGGCTGCTACTGA
- the slain1a gene encoding SLAIN motif-containing protein 1a isoform X1, with protein MDAEVLSPPTMADINGNSKLSTAELEVLKLQELVRKLERQNEQLRTRANAVNNCSVTPLLQTSLLSLGSPGETFASKYPICSPTQTHPGSRGARSPAEEPIAYFQPSSASPEAAAEEEIDAPDAATVLDELEDLDLDAVLPVGEADCWLYESSKAKLQGERGLSPLQWCRQVLDRPGPEVELARMTLCHRLDQAKRWRSVSSVRPYSCIEGLSTISCPVLPYSKSAALTESPASPSGLSVLQPPPSVRPSCGLSDRTPTFLSNSNMGRRHAAVSPQSSVDSEAGVSELEEDSISMSYKLQDMTDVEVMARLQEESLRQDCASTSASASRRSSSFSLNSLRRSEMDLEEEDEDDEGYDQLPPPQPRLFRTGSMQHGSLRHSHTFSSIRDCRRSSASSQFSLSGLSGYSSGSSFGLNAETPASYRSSADKLRRSMPNLIRAPSMPTVPAVECPTSPVNPPSHGPSSLPMMSSLRTSQSFDSSNGLIRLQSSIPSPGQLTQRVQSVGNFPSTPRPQLKATAYVSPTVLQGPTTLSTSTSLNSIPSSSVPPQPLKPSVSLAPQPVKGSSSQSSIPRSSLPRPASFVGISGVLRPSKLAQPRSLLTPPKSLTALSALRDASWKDGCY; from the exons ATGGACGCGGAGGTGCTGAGCCCCCCGACCATGGCGGACATTAACGGCAACAGCAAGCTGAGCACCGCGGAGCTGGAGGTTCTCAAGCTGCAGGAGCTGGTGCGAAAACTGGAGAGACAGAACGAACAATTGCGGACTCGGGCGAACGCCGTCAACAATTGCTCGGTCACCCCGCTTCTCCAGACCTCCTTGTTGTCTCTCGGCAGTCCGGGGGAGACGTTCGCCTCCAAATACCCCATTTGCAGCCCGACACAGACACATCCCGGTTCCCGAGGAGCCCGATCTCCGGCCGAGGAGCCCATCGCCTATTTCCAGCCGAGCTCCGCGTCTCCCGAAGCCGCTGCCGAGGAGGAGATAGACGCCCCCGACGCTGCTACTGTTCTGGACGAGTTGGAGGATCTGGACTTGGACGCGGTGCTCCCTGTCGGAGAGGCCGATTGCTG GCTTTATGAGAGTTCCAAAGCTAAGCTGCAGGGCGAGCGGGGCCTCAGTCCGCTGCAGTGGTGCCGGCAGGTTCTGGACCGCCCGGGACCAGAGGTGGAGCTAGCCCGGATGACGCTGTGTCACCGACTCGACCAAG CGAAGCGTTGGCGGAGCGTCTCCTCGGTCCGTCCGTACAGCTGCATAGAGGGACTGTCCACCATCAGCTGCCCTGTCCTGCCTTACTCTAAATCTGCTGCACTAACCGAATCCCCAG CTTCCCCGTCGGGTCTGTCCGTCCTGCAGCCGCCTCCCTCCGTCAGGCCGAGTTGCGGCCTCAGTGACAGGACGCCGACGTTCCTCTCCAACTCCA ACATGGGCCGCCGTCACGCAGCCGTCAGCCCTCAGTCATCAGTGGACAGTGAGGCTGGCGTCTCAGAACTGGAAGAGGACTCCATCAGCATGAGCTACAAGTTGCAGGACATGACCGACGTGGAGGTGATGGCACGACTTCAGGAGGAGA GTCTCAGGCAAGACTGCGCCTCTACCTCGGCCTCGGCCAGTCGTCGCAGTTCCAGCTTCTCCCTCAACTCGCTGAGACGCAGTGAGATGGATTtagaggaagaggacgaggatgaTGAAGGCTACGACCAGCTGCCTCCTCCTCAACCTCGACTCTTCCGCACGGGCTCTATGCAGCACGGGAGCTTGCGGCACTCCCACACCTTCTCCAGCATCAGAGACTGCAGACGAAGCTCCGCCTCCTCGCAGTTCTCCCTCAGCGGGCTCTCTGGCTACTCCAGCGGCAGCAGCTTCGGCTTGAATGCGGAAACGCCGGCATCATACAGGAGCAGTGCTG ACAAGTTGCGCAGAAGCATGCCCAACCTGATCCGAGCCCCCAGCATGCCAACCGTTCCTGCCGTAGAATGCCCGACCTCCCCCGTCAACCCACCCTCCCATGGCCCCTCCTCCCTGCCAATGATGTCCTCCCTGCGGACCAGCCAAAGCTTTGACTCGTCCAACGGGCTCATCCGACTCCAGTCCTCCA TTCCGTCCCCTGGTCAGCTCACCCAGCGAGTCCAGAGCGTGGGGAACTTCCCCTCCACACCGCGGCCCCAACTCAAAGCAACAGCCTACGTCAGCCCCACGGTTCTGCAGGGTCCCACCACTCTGTCCACGTCCACGAGTCTCAACTCCATCCCCAGCAGCTCAGTCCCACCTCAGCCCCTCAAACCAAGCGTCAGCTTGGCTCCGCAGCCTGTGAAAGGTAGCAGCAGCCAGTCTTCGATCCCACGTAGCTCTCTCCCTCGACCTGCTTCCTTTGTGGGAATCAGTGGAGTCCTACGCCCCAGCAAACTGGCTCAACCGCGCAG TTTGTTGACGCCTCCGAAGAGCCTCACCGCCCTGAGTGCCCTGAGAGATGCGAGCTGGAAAGATGGCTGCTACTGA
- the scel gene encoding sciellin isoform X2, translated as MSVPVRNTLRDNSWIKKPDEEDEDVDRDPNFGKSILSRYKSSDSPGRYTGGTDDLISSTTTSKVSSYKSTITTDQQVTITTSQTLRSSLKSPTKTETFSERVQSSSKGQQYATYSPTRNIKVTEITKSSDNTVDDSLIPSIKGGSSITTETYTLKSSSDGADDFDKSSWDDSKTVTVTRSTNGDSFKSTTSTRTSSTAEDELYDTLLPKAITSSPVSPSVRRDFITEKRSILVESPPSPSFTRTTSYSSYSDDTDSFTNSSKPSSLIDDYTSERKSYSYSRPSSTYEYSSITSPTDYSSMSSTTYRSRSEDTDPVYSKSSTSSLYSPRPVLEKDLCTTCRKPFTGDAKIILEDMRINCHASCFKCEVCNRTLGHLKAGDSMWISNNMVHCETCFEKTREKWRR; from the exons ATGAGTGTTC CTGTAAGAAACACGCTGAGGGACAACAGCTGGATCAAAAAgcctgatgaggaggatgaagatgtcgA CCGTGACCCAAACTTCGGTAAAAGCATTCTCAGCCGATACAAATCCAGTGACAGTCCTGGaag ATACACAGGTGGCACAGATGATTTAATAAGCAG CACAACCACCAGCAAGGTGTCCTCCTACAAAAG CACGATCACCACTGATCAGCaagtcaccatcaccaccagccAGACCCTCAG ATCATCTTTGAAGTCTCCCACCAAGACTGAGACCTTCTCGGAGAGAGTGCAGTCGTCCAGCAAAGG gcaaCAATATGCCACCTACTCACCCACCAGGAACATCAAAGTGACTGAGATAACTAAATCCAGTGATAATAC tGTGGATGACTCTCTCATCCCCTCCATCAAGGGAGGAAG CTCCATAACAACTGAGACCTACACCTTGAAGAGCAGCAGTGACGG TGCTGATGATTTTGACAAATCCAGCTGGGACGACAG CAAAACGGTGACTGTGACCCGAAGCACCAACGG GGACAGTTTCAAAAGCACGACCTCCACAAGGACATCGTCGAC AGCCGAGGACGAACTGTACGACACCCTGCTGCCGAAAGCTATCACTTCTTCACCTGTCAG CCCGAGTGTCAGAAGAGACTTCATCACGGAGAAGCGCAGCATTCT GGTTGAAAGCCCACCATCGCCATCCTTCACCCGGACCACCAg CTACAGCTCTTACTCTGACGATACTGATTCCTTCACAAACAGCAGCAAGCCAAG TTCTCTCATCGATGACTACACCAGTGAACGCAAGTCCTACTCTTACTCCAGGCCAAGCAGCAC GTACGAGTACAGCAGCATCACCAGTCCCACTGACTACAGCAGTATGAGCAGCACAACATACAGGAG CAGGTCAGAAGACACTGACCCTGTCTACTCCAAGTCCTCCACCAGCTCTCTGTATTCCCCAAG GCCTGTGCTTGAGAAGGACCTGTGCACCACCTGCAGAAAGCCATTCACAGGTGATGCCAAGATCATTCTGGAAGACATGAGGATCAACTGCCATGCTTCCTGctttaag TGCGAGGTGTGCAACAGAACTCTGGGCCATCTGAAAGCCGGCGACTCTATGTGGATCAGCAACAACATGGTGCACTGCGAGACCTGCTTTGAGAAGACCCGAG AGAAATGGAGACGCTGA
- the scel gene encoding sciellin isoform X1 → MSVPVRNTLRDNSWIKKPDEEDEDVDRDPNFGKSILSRYKSSDSPGRYTGGTDDLISSTTTSKVSSYKSSTITTDQQVTITTSQTLRSSLKSPTKTETFSERVQSSSKGQQYATYSPTRNIKVTEITKSSDNTVDDSLIPSIKGGSSITTETYTLKSSSDGADDFDKSSWDDSKTVTVTRSTNGDSFKSTTSTRTSSTAEDELYDTLLPKAITSSPVSPSVRRDFITEKRSILVESPPSPSFTRTTSYSSYSDDTDSFTNSSKPSSLIDDYTSERKSYSYSRPSSTYEYSSITSPTDYSSMSSTTYRSRSEDTDPVYSKSSTSSLYSPRPVLEKDLCTTCRKPFTGDAKIILEDMRINCHASCFKCEVCNRTLGHLKAGDSMWISNNMVHCETCFEKTREKWRR, encoded by the exons ATGAGTGTTC CTGTAAGAAACACGCTGAGGGACAACAGCTGGATCAAAAAgcctgatgaggaggatgaagatgtcgA CCGTGACCCAAACTTCGGTAAAAGCATTCTCAGCCGATACAAATCCAGTGACAGTCCTGGaag ATACACAGGTGGCACAGATGATTTAATAAGCAG CACAACCACCAGCAAGGTGTCCTCCTACAAAAG CAGCACGATCACCACTGATCAGCaagtcaccatcaccaccagccAGACCCTCAG ATCATCTTTGAAGTCTCCCACCAAGACTGAGACCTTCTCGGAGAGAGTGCAGTCGTCCAGCAAAGG gcaaCAATATGCCACCTACTCACCCACCAGGAACATCAAAGTGACTGAGATAACTAAATCCAGTGATAATAC tGTGGATGACTCTCTCATCCCCTCCATCAAGGGAGGAAG CTCCATAACAACTGAGACCTACACCTTGAAGAGCAGCAGTGACGG TGCTGATGATTTTGACAAATCCAGCTGGGACGACAG CAAAACGGTGACTGTGACCCGAAGCACCAACGG GGACAGTTTCAAAAGCACGACCTCCACAAGGACATCGTCGAC AGCCGAGGACGAACTGTACGACACCCTGCTGCCGAAAGCTATCACTTCTTCACCTGTCAG CCCGAGTGTCAGAAGAGACTTCATCACGGAGAAGCGCAGCATTCT GGTTGAAAGCCCACCATCGCCATCCTTCACCCGGACCACCAg CTACAGCTCTTACTCTGACGATACTGATTCCTTCACAAACAGCAGCAAGCCAAG TTCTCTCATCGATGACTACACCAGTGAACGCAAGTCCTACTCTTACTCCAGGCCAAGCAGCAC GTACGAGTACAGCAGCATCACCAGTCCCACTGACTACAGCAGTATGAGCAGCACAACATACAGGAG CAGGTCAGAAGACACTGACCCTGTCTACTCCAAGTCCTCCACCAGCTCTCTGTATTCCCCAAG GCCTGTGCTTGAGAAGGACCTGTGCACCACCTGCAGAAAGCCATTCACAGGTGATGCCAAGATCATTCTGGAAGACATGAGGATCAACTGCCATGCTTCCTGctttaag TGCGAGGTGTGCAACAGAACTCTGGGCCATCTGAAAGCCGGCGACTCTATGTGGATCAGCAACAACATGGTGCACTGCGAGACCTGCTTTGAGAAGACCCGAG AGAAATGGAGACGCTGA